The Thermosulfurimonas sp. F29 genome includes a window with the following:
- the gcvH gene encoding glycine cleavage system protein GcvH: MSIPEDRLYSEEHLWIKRERGGRVVVGLSNFACRRFGEIIDLELPEEGEELEKGEVFGTVETPRGVEELVAPVTGEVLEVNEEVLEDPELVSEDAYGDGWLLRVKLEDPDELEELMSADEYEDYLEEEAEEVFEEEEEFDFGEEEE; the protein is encoded by the coding sequence ATGAGCATTCCCGAAGACCGGCTTTATTCCGAGGAGCATCTGTGGATTAAAAGAGAACGAGGGGGGCGGGTTGTGGTGGGGCTTTCGAACTTTGCCTGTCGGCGTTTCGGTGAGATCATAGACCTTGAGCTTCCCGAGGAGGGAGAGGAACTCGAGAAGGGAGAGGTTTTCGGCACCGTGGAGACCCCCCGGGGTGTGGAGGAGCTGGTGGCGCCGGTCACCGGAGAGGTGCTGGAGGTAAACGAGGAGGTGCTGGAGGATCCGGAACTGGTGAGCGAGGACGCCTACGGGGACGGCTGGCTTCTGCGGGTCAAGCTGGAGGACCCGGACGAGCTCGAGGAACTGATGAGTGCCGACGAGTACGAGGACTACCTTGAGGAGGAGGCCGAGGAGGTCTTCGAGGAAGAGGAGGAATTCGACTTCGGTGAGGAGGAGGAATAG
- a CDS encoding thiamine pyrophosphate-dependent enzyme, which translates to MPRAKEVKAFTFPRVLTERTFHYCPGCHHGIAHRLLAEVIEELGVRERAYGVASIGCACFLYHYFDVDICEAPHGRACAAATGAKRARPELVVFTYQGDGDFAAIGLTESLHAAARGERITAIMINNTVYGMTGGQLSPTTLPGQRTTTTPEGRDPRIYGYPLKVAEILAAFPGVAFCARVAVNRPKRVLEAREALRKAFLAQIEDRGFGYVEFLSACPVNWKLDPVRAAEKVDELAETFPLGVFRDLS; encoded by the coding sequence GTGCCTCGTGCGAAAGAGGTAAAGGCCTTTACCTTTCCCCGGGTCCTCACCGAGCGGACCTTTCACTATTGTCCCGGATGTCATCACGGCATCGCCCACCGGTTGCTGGCCGAGGTCATTGAGGAACTGGGCGTGCGGGAGCGGGCCTACGGGGTGGCCTCCATCGGTTGCGCCTGTTTTCTCTACCACTACTTCGATGTGGACATCTGCGAGGCCCCGCACGGCCGGGCCTGCGCCGCCGCCACCGGAGCCAAACGGGCCCGGCCGGAACTGGTGGTCTTCACCTACCAGGGCGACGGCGACTTCGCCGCCATCGGGCTTACGGAAAGCCTGCACGCCGCCGCCCGGGGGGAACGCATCACCGCCATCATGATCAACAACACCGTTTACGGCATGACCGGGGGCCAGCTCTCCCCCACCACCCTTCCCGGCCAGCGCACCACCACCACCCCCGAGGGCCGGGATCCCAGGATCTACGGATATCCCCTGAAGGTGGCCGAAATACTGGCCGCCTTTCCCGGGGTGGCCTTCTGCGCCCGGGTGGCGGTGAATCGGCCCAAAAGGGTGCTCGAGGCCAGGGAGGCCCTGCGCAAGGCCTTTCTGGCCCAGATCGAGGACCGGGGTTTCGGTTATGTGGAGTTTCTTTCCGCCTGTCCGGTGAACTGGAAGCTGGATCCGGTGCGGGCCGCCGAAAAGGTGGACGAACTGGCCGAGACCTTCCCCCTGGGGGTATTCAGGGATCTATCGTGA
- a CDS encoding 2-oxoacid:acceptor oxidoreductase family protein, whose translation MKFEVILAGFGGQGILFAGNLLAQAGMEAGLEVTYLPVYGPEMRGGTCNCTVVLSDREIASPVVTRPSALLIMNRPSFEKFVPRLKPGGLAVVNASLVPWELAERQPGRRFVFVPADELAEEEGCPGLGNMAALGALVAASGIVSPEKVLSGLKHLLPPERKHLLEPNRRVFRRGYEFALRKASPASRR comes from the coding sequence GTGAAGTTTGAAGTGATTCTGGCCGGTTTCGGGGGGCAGGGCATCCTCTTTGCCGGGAACCTCCTGGCCCAGGCCGGTATGGAGGCGGGCTTGGAGGTGACCTATCTTCCAGTTTACGGTCCGGAGATGCGCGGGGGCACCTGCAATTGCACCGTGGTTCTTTCGGACAGGGAGATCGCCTCCCCGGTGGTCACCCGCCCCTCGGCCCTTCTCATCATGAACCGGCCCTCCTTCGAAAAGTTCGTTCCGCGACTCAAACCCGGAGGGCTTGCCGTGGTAAACGCCAGCCTGGTTCCCTGGGAACTGGCGGAGAGACAGCCGGGGCGCCGGTTCGTCTTCGTTCCCGCGGACGAACTGGCCGAGGAGGAGGGATGTCCCGGTCTGGGAAACATGGCCGCTCTCGGGGCCCTGGTGGCCGCTTCCGGAATCGTCTCCCCGGAAAAGGTGCTCTCGGGGCTGAAACACCTCCTCCCCCCGGAAAGAAAACACCTTCTCGAGCCCAACCGGAGGGTATTCCGGCGGGGTTACGAATTTGCCCTCAGGAAGGCCTCTCCCGCTTCCCGGAGGTAG
- a CDS encoding 4Fe-4S binding protein, which translates to MTRVRVRVSFPERCKGCGLCVHFCPKKVLSVGNRRNLLGYRIVEITAPGKCTGCGVCYLMCPDVVLEVA; encoded by the coding sequence GTGACCCGGGTGAGGGTGCGGGTGTCCTTTCCGGAACGCTGCAAGGGCTGCGGGCTCTGCGTTCACTTCTGTCCCAAAAAGGTCCTTTCCGTGGGGAATCGACGCAACCTTCTGGGCTACCGGATAGTGGAAATTACGGCCCCGGGGAAGTGCACCGGTTGCGGGGTGTGCTATCTTATGTGTCCGGATGTGGTGCTGGAGGTAGCCTGA
- the fabD gene encoding ACP S-malonyltransferase yields MLAVVFPGQGSQYVGMGRALVEGFPEAREVFLLAEEVTGLPLGRLCFEGPEDELTRTENLQPALTAVNLAVWRVLAKKGVSPVFVAGHSLGEFSALCAAGVISLEDTFRLVKLRGELMAQAGETAPGAMYAVIGLARERLEEVLAEVPGQVYLANHNSPEQIVISGEEKAASEAAERARAAGARRVVRLAVSGAFHSPLMKEAAESFTEALWKVPMRRASVPVVLNVTARAETDPERIREALSRQMLSPVRWVESVLFMYHQGVRNFLEAGPKRVLSGLIKRILSGKEVRILQAETPEEMDKALEGLGRFE; encoded by the coding sequence GTGCTGGCGGTGGTTTTCCCCGGCCAGGGGTCTCAGTATGTGGGAATGGGGCGGGCCCTGGTGGAGGGGTTCCCCGAGGCCCGGGAAGTGTTTCTCCTGGCCGAGGAGGTGACCGGTCTTCCCCTGGGTAGACTTTGCTTTGAGGGGCCCGAGGACGAGCTTACCCGGACGGAAAATCTTCAGCCGGCCCTCACGGCGGTAAACCTGGCCGTATGGAGGGTTCTCGCGAAAAAGGGGGTGAGTCCGGTCTTCGTCGCCGGGCACAGCCTGGGGGAGTTTTCGGCCCTGTGTGCTGCGGGGGTTATTTCTCTGGAAGACACCTTCAGGTTGGTGAAGCTCCGCGGAGAACTCATGGCGCAGGCCGGGGAGACAGCTCCGGGGGCCATGTACGCGGTGATCGGGCTTGCCCGAGAAAGGCTGGAGGAGGTCCTGGCGGAGGTTCCGGGACAGGTCTATCTGGCCAACCACAATTCTCCGGAACAGATCGTGATCAGCGGGGAGGAGAAGGCGGCTTCGGAGGCCGCCGAAAGGGCCCGGGCCGCCGGGGCCAGAAGGGTGGTGCGCCTGGCCGTTTCCGGAGCCTTTCATTCCCCCCTGATGAAGGAAGCGGCCGAAAGTTTCACCGAGGCTCTATGGAAGGTGCCCATGCGCAGGGCCTCCGTGCCGGTGGTGCTCAATGTTACCGCCCGGGCGGAGACCGATCCGGAAAGGATCCGCGAGGCCCTGAGTCGCCAGATGCTCTCCCCGGTGCGCTGGGTGGAAAGCGTGCTTTTCATGTATCACCAGGGAGTGCGGAACTTCCTCGAAGCCGGCCCTAAGAGGGTCCTTTCCGGGCTCATAAAACGGATTCTTTCCGGGAAAGAGGTCCGGATCCTTCAGGCCGAAACCCCGGAGGAGATGGACAAGGCCCTCGAGGGACTGGGGAGGTTTGAGTGA
- the vorB gene encoding 3-methyl-2-oxobutanoate dehydrogenase subunit VorB, whose product MRVRPILVKGSEAIALGALAAGCRCYFGYPITPQNEIPELMARELPKRGGVFLQAESELAAVNMLLGAASTGVRAMTSSSSPGISLMAETFSYLAALELPAVIVNVSRGGPGLGGIEASQGDYFQATRGAGHGDYHFLVLAPSSIQEAYELTAKAFELAEKYRQPAMILTDALLGQMKEPLRPKKIRVREYPKDWALTGARGRPGRTLRSLFLGPGELRARNELLQRKYRAMRREVRAEVLYAEEADLFVVAFGSMARIVKEAVDVAREKGYPVAFVRPVTLFPFPETTFRKLSRAGVRFLVVELNCGQMVEDVKLSVCGRSEVESLALPPSDLPAPEDIYRRIKRCLVRKR is encoded by the coding sequence CTGAGGGTGAGACCGATTCTGGTCAAGGGTTCCGAGGCCATTGCCCTAGGGGCGCTGGCGGCGGGGTGTCGCTGCTATTTCGGTTATCCCATCACCCCCCAGAACGAGATCCCCGAGCTCATGGCCCGGGAGCTTCCCAAACGCGGGGGGGTGTTTCTTCAGGCGGAAAGCGAACTGGCGGCGGTGAACATGCTCCTCGGGGCCGCCTCCACCGGGGTGCGGGCCATGACCTCCTCCTCAAGCCCGGGCATTTCCCTGATGGCCGAGACTTTTTCTTACCTTGCGGCCCTGGAGCTTCCCGCGGTGATCGTAAATGTCTCCCGGGGCGGTCCGGGCCTCGGGGGAATCGAGGCCTCTCAGGGCGATTACTTTCAGGCCACCCGCGGGGCCGGTCACGGCGATTATCACTTCCTGGTTCTGGCTCCGTCCAGCATTCAGGAGGCCTACGAGCTTACGGCCAAGGCCTTCGAGCTGGCCGAAAAGTATCGCCAGCCGGCCATGATCCTCACCGACGCCCTGCTGGGCCAGATGAAGGAACCCCTGCGTCCGAAAAAGATAAGGGTGCGGGAGTATCCCAAGGATTGGGCGCTTACCGGAGCCCGGGGTCGGCCGGGACGCACCCTGCGCAGTCTTTTCCTGGGGCCGGGGGAACTGCGGGCCCGGAACGAACTCCTCCAGCGCAAGTATCGGGCCATGCGCCGGGAGGTCCGGGCCGAGGTCCTCTACGCCGAGGAGGCGGACCTTTTCGTGGTGGCCTTCGGGTCCATGGCCCGGATCGTGAAGGAGGCCGTGGATGTGGCCCGGGAAAAAGGTTATCCGGTGGCCTTCGTGCGCCCCGTCACCCTCTTCCCCTTCCCGGAAACGACCTTCCGGAAGCTCTCCCGCGCCGGGGTCCGTTTTCTGGTGGTGGAACTGAACTGCGGCCAGATGGTGGAGGATGTAAAACTTTCCGTGTGCGGGAGGTCCGAGGTGGAATCTCTTGCGCTTCCCCCCAGCGACCTTCCGGCCCCGGAGGACATTTATCGGAGGATCAAACGGTGCCTCGTGCGAAAGAGGTAA
- a CDS encoding RimK family alpha-L-glutamate ligase: MSIGTVSFNPWIEGEVNFFQFTALTEEVIAALRRARAVFLPQTVSPELYFFVRRLGKRVFPNYDLRFAFPGKIGQILLFRVLGLPHPRTICVPRICALGPHPGTVEVSLPPYPFVVKGNHGHEGREVFLVRNAGEWEEALKILRTFEASGRYGFLVQEYLPWEYDLRVVVIGNRRLPFWRKGRFLKNLVQEGEVVACPDPGLEARALEVVAELCEKTGFNLMAVDFLFRPERGEVLINEINFVFGLRLLGGEERFRTYLREAGEAFLRANS; encoded by the coding sequence ATGAGCATCGGCACGGTCTCTTTCAACCCCTGGATCGAGGGAGAGGTAAACTTTTTTCAGTTTACCGCCCTCACGGAGGAGGTTATCGCCGCCCTCCGAAGGGCCCGGGCCGTCTTTCTCCCCCAGACCGTGAGCCCGGAGCTCTACTTCTTCGTCCGCAGGCTCGGAAAACGCGTGTTTCCCAACTACGACCTGCGCTTCGCCTTCCCGGGAAAGATAGGACAGATCCTCCTTTTCCGGGTCCTGGGACTTCCCCATCCCCGTACGATTTGCGTGCCGAGGATCTGCGCCCTGGGTCCGCACCCCGGAACGGTGGAAGTCTCCCTCCCCCCCTACCCCTTCGTGGTCAAGGGCAACCACGGCCACGAGGGCCGGGAGGTCTTCCTGGTGCGGAACGCCGGGGAATGGGAGGAGGCCCTGAAGATCCTCCGCACCTTCGAGGCCTCGGGGCGTTACGGTTTCCTCGTCCAGGAGTACCTCCCCTGGGAATACGACCTGCGGGTGGTGGTGATCGGGAACCGAAGGCTTCCCTTCTGGCGAAAGGGCCGTTTCCTGAAGAACCTGGTTCAGGAAGGAGAGGTGGTGGCCTGCCCCGATCCCGGGCTCGAGGCCCGGGCCCTGGAAGTGGTGGCGGAGCTCTGCGAGAAGACCGGCTTCAACCTGATGGCCGTGGATTTCCTCTTCCGTCCGGAAAGGGGCGAGGTCCTTATCAACGAAATAAACTTCGTCTTCGGCCTGCGACTCCTCGGGGGCGAGGAACGCTTCCGGACCTACCTCCGGGAAGCGGGAGAGGCCTTCCTGAGGGCAAATTCGTAA